The following proteins are co-located in the Sphingobacteriaceae bacterium genome:
- a CDS encoding gliding motility-associated C-terminal domain-containing protein: MNLLPDTFGICAGEIATLKIEKRLEKNATIIWYDTYAGYTQQQVLASQPYAIKYAVLKPGKVTVKVIIGKNTYYDSTMVVLNKKPVLNLKDSTYCKGRSVYLDAKNPGMKYTWSTGETSQKIKLENSGTYWVKINNNGCIVSDTARIKFIPGSTPNFGEEVTFCLSDENKTLSIKTLPDTKIQWNNGSIYPSLKITKDGIYWVKTFNKNCGEQIDSVKVILKACDCEMLIPNSFTPNEDNRNDYFFPVIQCEYSEFELTIKDKWDNIVYISKNPNGKWDGRFKGNLCPEEVYIYEIKSVEKATGKKNPPRVGKVSLFR, translated from the coding sequence ATGAACTTGTTACCCGATACCTTTGGTATTTGTGCCGGCGAAATTGCTACCTTAAAAATTGAAAAACGATTAGAAAAAAATGCAACCATCATTTGGTACGATACTTATGCCGGTTATACACAACAACAGGTATTAGCCTCACAACCCTATGCTATCAAATATGCAGTATTAAAACCCGGCAAAGTAACTGTAAAAGTAATCATAGGAAAAAACACGTATTATGACAGCACTATGGTTGTACTCAATAAAAAACCGGTATTAAATTTAAAAGACTCTACCTATTGCAAAGGCAGAAGTGTTTATCTCGATGCTAAAAATCCCGGAATGAAATACACCTGGAGTACCGGTGAAACTTCTCAAAAGATAAAATTAGAAAATAGTGGTACTTATTGGGTTAAAATAAATAATAACGGCTGTATAGTTTCCGATACGGCCCGTATCAAATTTATTCCCGGCTCCACGCCAAACTTTGGTGAAGAAGTTACCTTTTGTTTGAGTGACGAAAATAAAACCTTAAGCATTAAAACATTACCCGACACCAAAATACAATGGAATAACGGATCCATTTATCCAAGCCTTAAAATTACCAAAGATGGAATTTATTGGGTAAAAACCTTTAATAAAAATTGTGGTGAACAAATTGACAGTGTGAAAGTGATATTAAAAGCTTGTGATTGCGAAATGCTGATTCCAAACAGTTTTACGCCTAATGAAGATAATCGAAACGATTATTTTTTCCCTGTCATTCAATGTGAGTACAGCGAATTTGAATTAACGATTAAAGATAAGTGGGATAATATTGTATACATCAGTAAAAATCCGAATGGGAAATGGGACGGACGTTTTAAAGGAAATTTATGTCCGGAAGAAGTTTACATCTATGAAATTAAAAGCGTAGAAAAGGCCACCGGCAAAAAAAATCCGCCCAGAGTAGGAAAAGTATCCTTATTTAGATGA
- a CDS encoding LEA type 2 family protein gives MSTKFRLLKYLILVLLVSCKSFQEPQCTGVKDYKMTKLDMTGISANVGIGIKNPNNIGFSVYRSTFDVYYGGVYLGKAKTKKRVFIEANKEKNYYFTINGKFKDVSLTEVMKLVSGGGNGQLQVKGSIKAGKFFIRKKFPIDEKKRVGL, from the coding sequence ATGTCTACAAAATTTCGCTTGCTTAAATATTTAATATTGGTTTTGCTGGTATCCTGTAAATCTTTTCAAGAACCACAATGTACCGGAGTTAAAGATTATAAAATGACTAAACTAGATATGACAGGAATTAGCGCGAATGTGGGCATAGGTATTAAGAATCCAAATAATATTGGTTTTTCAGTTTATCGCAGCACCTTTGATGTTTATTATGGCGGAGTGTATTTAGGAAAAGCCAAAACTAAAAAAAGAGTTTTTATTGAAGCGAATAAAGAAAAGAATTATTATTTTACTATAAACGGTAAGTTTAAGGACGTTAGTTTAACCGAAGTAATGAAATTGGTGAGTGGAGGCGGAAACGGACAATTGCAGGTTAAAGGAAGTATTAAAGCGGGTAAGTTTTTCATTCGAAAAAAATTCCCTATTGATGAAAAGAAAAGAGTGGGGTTATAA
- a CDS encoding histidine kinase — MKFRFVFLFIALTSLFKLSAQTPAFNYQKFGSEEGLNNANIFSIKQHPNGVMYFTTQNGIYTYDGYNFIKLKIDSLKSNALQSLNIANAQKLHLSLRDQGLAEYNLETKAFQLNKEIPFKGNCDQFIENEDFIYFLNSGTELNIVNLKTKELISDSESKKNRSNTAHCIFKSSSNKIYVGRQDGLYEIVGAAQVRTNFIKGSGVYAISESAEGELVLGTSGSIVILKNNTVYKEIIPSYTKKSASFQLNGGRNIEKIIIDKYNRIWFTAFPGESLYLFENNKVYDAFELMDLPPTLINNIYKDRDENIWISTFNDGAYFIQNTYFNSLNFSFGRKILNVNSVFLKNNLLAAGTANGLYGINLNSLESKPIFKPDEILAEPVGTIQEINNTIYFSARSEMPVSYFTDTKNIYKFKSINAAQFYPLDQSVIVADRMASVLQYDENLSRFMDTLISFPNYRIAINDLYKSGDSLLVATNAGLYIYSYSKKTYHAVNSSAFNFIINDIANINGKIYLAHESGITDLADKKLINSIQNINLNAVKKIKSFNDYVWMATLDGILVCDKNFNPLMLLNKNIGLLSNAVSDVVCNNESICIATARGLSIASLKNVLEAGTKLPAVTINEIKINAISNSVPSGTINLSSDQENIYVGFNSPMYSKPNKQYYRYRINNGEWIFVNDNSIAVSISNGGYHQIAISVSKDKINWSDDTNLYFLKEAKITESGWTIFAAVLITLLVISGIFWIFFQRHKKITKQKLLEQQEINVLKHQAMNALLSPHFIFNSLTSIQNYINSNNSLKASEYLAKFSRLIRMIIEKASQGEITLQDELARLTYYLELEKERFKNKFSFEISVASDINTSETKIPNMIIQPHAENCIIHGILPKLEHGTLKINFQKLANQKLLITLEDDGIGLIKAKEHSKTGHKSLGTATIKNILEINSKLSGKKQSVQMIDKSTLTPAGQGTIITIELEL; from the coding sequence TTGAAATTCAGATTTGTATTTTTATTTATAGCACTTACTTCACTTTTTAAGTTAAGCGCACAAACGCCTGCCTTTAACTATCAAAAATTCGGGAGCGAAGAGGGCTTAAACAACGCCAACATTTTTAGTATAAAACAGCACCCTAACGGAGTAATGTATTTTACCACGCAAAATGGAATTTATACTTACGATGGATATAATTTTATTAAACTTAAAATAGACAGTTTAAAAAGTAATGCCTTACAAAGTTTAAATATTGCCAATGCACAAAAGTTACATTTATCGCTTCGTGATCAAGGTTTAGCTGAATACAATTTAGAGACTAAAGCATTTCAATTAAACAAAGAAATTCCATTTAAAGGCAATTGCGACCAGTTTATAGAAAATGAAGATTTTATTTATTTTCTAAACAGCGGTACAGAATTAAATATCGTAAATCTTAAAACAAAAGAATTAATAAGCGACAGCGAATCGAAAAAAAACAGAAGCAATACCGCACATTGTATTTTCAAAAGCAGTTCCAACAAAATTTATGTAGGCCGGCAAGACGGACTTTATGAAATTGTTGGAGCAGCGCAGGTAAGAACAAACTTTATAAAAGGTTCAGGCGTTTATGCTATTTCCGAATCGGCCGAGGGCGAACTGGTTCTAGGTACTTCCGGCTCTATTGTCATTCTTAAAAATAATACGGTTTATAAAGAGATTATTCCATCTTATACCAAAAAATCTGCTTCCTTTCAATTAAACGGCGGCAGGAATATTGAAAAAATTATCATTGATAAATACAACAGAATTTGGTTTACCGCTTTTCCCGGTGAATCACTTTATTTATTCGAGAATAATAAAGTGTATGATGCTTTTGAATTGATGGATTTGCCACCCACCTTGATTAATAATATTTACAAGGACAGAGATGAAAATATTTGGATAAGTACATTTAACGATGGGGCTTATTTTATTCAGAATACCTACTTTAATTCATTAAACTTTTCCTTCGGTAGAAAAATTCTCAATGTAAATAGCGTATTTCTTAAAAACAATTTATTGGCTGCAGGAACTGCCAATGGCCTTTACGGAATAAATTTAAATTCCCTGGAATCCAAACCCATTTTTAAGCCGGATGAAATTTTGGCCGAACCGGTAGGTACAATTCAGGAAATTAATAACACCATTTATTTTTCGGCACGTAGTGAAATGCCGGTTTCTTATTTCACCGATACCAAAAATATTTACAAGTTTAAATCCATCAACGCAGCACAGTTTTATCCACTCGACCAATCTGTAATTGTTGCCGATCGCATGGCCAGCGTTTTACAATATGACGAAAACCTCAGTCGGTTTATGGATACTTTAATTTCCTTCCCCAATTACCGAATTGCCATCAATGATCTGTACAAAAGCGGCGACTCGCTTTTAGTGGCTACCAATGCCGGATTGTATATTTATTCCTATTCCAAAAAAACTTATCACGCCGTAAACAGTAGCGCTTTTAATTTTATTATCAACGATATAGCCAATATTAACGGAAAAATTTATCTCGCACACGAATCAGGTATAACCGATTTGGCCGATAAAAAACTAATCAATTCCATACAGAATATAAATTTAAATGCGGTAAAGAAAATAAAATCCTTTAACGATTATGTTTGGATGGCCACACTTGATGGAATTTTGGTTTGTGATAAAAACTTTAATCCCTTAATGTTGTTAAACAAAAACATTGGCTTGTTATCCAATGCGGTAAGCGATGTGGTTTGCAATAATGAAAGTATTTGTATTGCTACTGCGCGGGGTTTAAGCATAGCCTCTTTAAAAAACGTTTTGGAGGCCGGCACAAAACTTCCGGCAGTTACCATTAACGAAATTAAAATAAATGCGATAAGCAACAGCGTACCAAGCGGAACAATTAATTTAAGCAGTGATCAGGAAAATATTTATGTTGGATTTAACAGCCCGATGTACAGCAAACCCAATAAACAATATTATCGCTACCGTATAAACAACGGGGAATGGATTTTTGTAAACGATAATTCCATTGCCGTTTCCATCAGTAACGGAGGATATCATCAAATTGCCATTTCAGTTTCAAAGGATAAAATAAACTGGAGTGATGATACGAACTTGTATTTTCTGAAAGAAGCAAAAATTACGGAAAGTGGATGGACTATATTTGCAGCCGTATTAATTACTTTATTGGTGATCAGCGGAATATTCTGGATATTCTTTCAGCGTCATAAAAAAATTACGAAACAAAAATTACTGGAACAGCAGGAAATAAATGTTTTAAAGCATCAGGCCATGAATGCTTTGTTGAGTCCGCATTTTATTTTCAATTCACTTACTTCTATTCAAAATTACATTAATTCCAATAACAGTTTAAAAGCCAGCGAATATTTGGCCAAATTTTCGCGTTTAATCAGAATGATTATTGAAAAGGCATCACAAGGAGAAATTACCTTACAGGATGAATTGGCCCGTTTAACTTATTACCTGGAATTAGAAAAAGAAAGATTTAAAAACAAATTCAGTTTTGAAATTTCAGTTGCCTCAGATATTAATACTTCAGAAACAAAAATACCAAATATGATAATTCAGCCTCACGCCGAAAATTGTATTATTCATGGTATTTTACCCAAATTGGAACATGGTACCTTAAAAATTAATTTTCAGAAATTAGCTAATCAAAAACTATTGATTACGCTGGAGGACGACGGCATTGGATTAATAAAAGCCAAAGAACATTCAAAAACCGGACATAAGTCATTAGGAACTGCAACCATTAAAAATATTTTGGAAATTAATTCCAAACTTTCCGGTAAAAAACAATCGGTACAAATGATTGACAAAAGCACCTTAACGCCGGCCGGACAAGGCACTATAATAACCATTGAATTAGAATTATAA
- a CDS encoding lipoprotein signal peptidase: MKQFFKTYKIPLITVLGVLFIDQFIKIYIKLNYPLGEVGRAADWCIIHFTENPGMAFGFEFGGEYGKIILSVFRILACVGGGFYIRYIIKQKEHPGFIVSVSLILAGALGNIFDSAFYGVLFSESDEFNVSKFLPAEGGYEPFLYGRVVDMFYFPMWNGYFPDWVPFVGGESFQFFRPIFNFADMSISFGVGIIIAFQKKFTQKAEAKPDQEAAKNEESK, from the coding sequence ATGAAGCAGTTTTTTAAAACATACAAAATTCCTCTAATAACGGTGCTGGGTGTTCTCTTCATCGATCAGTTCATTAAAATTTACATTAAACTCAATTATCCTTTGGGAGAAGTGGGCCGGGCAGCAGATTGGTGTATCATTCATTTTACTGAAAATCCGGGTATGGCATTCGGATTTGAATTTGGCGGGGAATACGGCAAAATAATATTAAGCGTATTTCGTATTTTGGCTTGTGTTGGCGGAGGATTTTATATTCGTTATATCATCAAACAAAAAGAACATCCGGGATTTATTGTATCTGTTTCTCTTATATTAGCCGGAGCATTAGGTAATATTTTTGATAGTGCTTTCTATGGAGTTTTGTTTAGCGAAAGCGATGAATTTAATGTGTCCAAATTTTTACCGGCCGAAGGGGGTTACGAACCTTTTTTATATGGTAGAGTGGTGGATATGTTTTACTTTCCTATGTGGAACGGGTATTTTCCGGATTGGGTTCCCTTTGTAGGTGGAGAATCATTTCAGTTTTTTCGTCCCATTTTTAATTTTGCCGATATGTCCATTTCATTTGGTGTAGGCATTATTATTGCCTTTCAGAAAAAATTCACACAAAAAGCAGAAGCAAAACCTGATCAGGAAGCTGCCAAAAACGAAGAAAGCAAGTGA
- a CDS encoding dipeptidase, producing MEKATINEYLDQNKDRVLNELLELLRIPSVSADSKYKADVLKTAEAVKQRLQEAGADKVEVSATKGFPVVYGEKMIDPAKPTIVVYGHYDVQPADPLNLWDSPPFEPVIKKTPLHPQGAIFARGACDDKGQMYMHIKAFELMMKTNTLPCNVKFMIEGEEEVGSPSLGAWIVENKEKLKGDVILISDTSLLANDTPSIDTGLRGLAYMEVEVEGPNRDLHSGVYGGAVANPVNILCKMIAGCHDENNHITIPGFYDNVEVPSKEYRDDLGKAPFNLEDFKKDLNVEDVWGEKGFTSMERTGIRPTLDVNGIWGGYTGEGAKTVLPSKAFAKISMRLVPGQNSDDISEKFTKYFLSIAPKSVKVKVRPHHGGEPVVVSTESAGYKAASLAMQDTYGKKPIPTRGGGSIPIVALFKKELGLDSILFGFGLDTDALHSPNEHYGLFNYYKGIETIPLFYKHYTALTKK from the coding sequence ATGGAAAAAGCTACTATTAATGAATACCTTGATCAGAACAAGGATCGTGTATTGAATGAATTACTTGAATTACTTCGCATTCCCTCTGTGAGTGCTGATAGCAAGTATAAAGCCGATGTATTAAAAACAGCCGAAGCGGTTAAACAACGCTTACAGGAAGCCGGTGCCGATAAGGTTGAGGTTTCTGCTACTAAAGGATTTCCGGTGGTATATGGGGAGAAAATGATTGATCCGGCTAAACCTACCATTGTGGTGTACGGACATTATGATGTGCAACCGGCCGACCCTTTAAATTTATGGGATTCTCCACCTTTTGAACCGGTAATTAAAAAAACTCCATTGCATCCGCAGGGGGCCATTTTTGCACGAGGCGCTTGCGATGATAAGGGACAAATGTATATGCACATTAAAGCCTTTGAATTAATGATGAAAACAAATACTTTGCCCTGCAATGTAAAATTCATGATTGAAGGGGAGGAAGAAGTTGGTTCACCAAGTTTAGGCGCATGGATTGTGGAGAATAAAGAAAAATTAAAAGGGGATGTAATTTTAATTTCGGATACCTCCTTATTAGCCAATGATACGCCGAGTATTGATACAGGATTGAGGGGCTTGGCTTATATGGAAGTAGAAGTAGAAGGCCCAAACAGAGATTTACACAGTGGAGTATACGGAGGTGCAGTAGCTAATCCGGTAAATATTTTATGTAAAATGATTGCCGGTTGTCATGATGAGAATAATCACATTACTATTCCCGGATTTTACGATAATGTAGAAGTTCCTTCTAAAGAATACCGTGATGATTTAGGTAAAGCTCCTTTTAATCTGGAAGATTTTAAAAAGGATTTGAATGTGGAAGATGTTTGGGGTGAGAAAGGTTTCACTTCCATGGAAAGAACCGGTATTCGTCCAACTTTAGATGTAAATGGTATTTGGGGTGGATATACCGGCGAAGGTGCAAAAACAGTTTTACCTTCCAAAGCTTTTGCTAAAATAAGCATGCGTTTGGTGCCCGGACAAAACTCGGATGATATCAGCGAAAAGTTCACTAAATATTTTTTAAGCATTGCACCAAAATCGGTTAAAGTAAAAGTTAGGCCTCATCACGGTGGTGAACCGGTAGTGGTGAGTACTGAAAGTGCAGGATACAAAGCGGCAAGTTTAGCCATGCAGGATACCTACGGAAAAAAACCAATACCAACACGAGGTGGCGGCAGCATTCCCATTGTGGCTTTATTTAAAAAAGAATTAGGTTTAGATTCTATTTTATTCGGTTTTGGATTAGATACCGATGCGTTACATTCACCTAATGAGCATTACGGATTATTTAATTATTACAAGGGTATAGAAACCATTCCTTTGTTTTATAAACATTATACTGCGCTCACTAAAAAGTAA
- a CDS encoding response regulator transcription factor: MIKIAIVDDKRLNRMDRARELEYNGEIKVVFTSQNGAEFLERMKETPASSHPEIVLMDIDMPEKNGIDTVRDAKIVYPDIEFLMLTVFDDDEKIFEAVKAGASGYLLKDESSDTIINFIKQVKEFRTVPMSPAIARKALKLLTQTEMIIMANAPKSDLTERELLVLKGLVDGYDHKEIAERLFVSPHTVRNQISSIYKKLHVNGKVDAVKVALKNNLI, translated from the coding sequence ATGATAAAGATCGCAATAGTTGATGATAAAAGGTTAAATCGTATGGATAGGGCCAGGGAGTTGGAGTACAATGGCGAGATCAAAGTTGTTTTCACCTCTCAAAATGGTGCTGAATTTCTAGAGAGGATGAAAGAGACCCCGGCGTCCTCTCATCCGGAAATTGTATTAATGGATATTGATATGCCTGAAAAAAACGGAATTGATACGGTTAGAGATGCGAAGATTGTATATCCTGACATCGAATTTCTGATGTTGACAGTATTTGATGACGATGAAAAGATATTTGAAGCAGTCAAGGCGGGTGCTTCCGGTTATTTGCTGAAGGATGAGAGCTCTGACACGATTATTAATTTCATTAAGCAAGTGAAGGAATTTAGAACAGTTCCTATGAGTCCTGCTATAGCCAGAAAAGCATTAAAGCTTCTAACTCAAACGGAAATGATAATCATGGCCAATGCTCCGAAATCGGATCTGACAGAACGGGAGTTATTAGTGCTTAAAGGTCTTGTAGATGGATATGATCACAAAGAGATCGCTGAAAGATTATTTGTTAGCCCGCATACCGTCAGAAATCAGATCTCAAGTATTTATAAAAAACTTCATGTGAATGGTAAAGTTGATGCAGTAAAGGTAGCGCTTAAGAATAATCTGATCTAA
- a CDS encoding T9SS type A sorting domain-containing protein, translating to MKRIFIYLSSMVSLTLLAQPTTHSVMPAIGTVYSFNTVTGAITHAAGGSGQFWNFNPIANSVTLTYSIIPLSATTASDQSTFPAANYFRLKSLGSMTVGIDFLHIQNDRLIELGERGSGGNYNMKPVPYTTYTFGMNVGSTHVSTYTTGVGTTTRTVKCDGTGTLTTPYGTFNNAIRLKTYNIGDADTLFSYYDSQPEMRLHLHYVRKGDNSIANKFVYNYNYAPSGINETINKELLFNVYPNPTNGIIKFKGQDLNTIKNITIYNSTLQKCMEIEMQGENLSLESLQNGLYFIEVKSSASSSLMKVIKN from the coding sequence ATGAAAAGAATTTTTATTTATTTGTCTTCCATGGTTAGCTTAACATTGTTGGCTCAACCTACCACGCACAGCGTTATGCCTGCAATTGGAACAGTATATAGTTTTAATACTGTTACCGGTGCTATCACTCATGCAGCTGGGGGTAGCGGACAGTTCTGGAATTTCAACCCAATTGCGAATTCTGTTACCTTAACTTATTCCATCATACCTTTATCTGCCACTACAGCTTCCGATCAGTCTACTTTTCCTGCGGCAAATTACTTCAGGTTAAAGTCATTGGGTTCGATGACGGTTGGTATAGACTTTTTGCACATACAGAATGATCGATTGATCGAATTAGGTGAAAGAGGATCAGGAGGAAATTACAACATGAAGCCGGTGCCTTATACTACTTATACTTTCGGGATGAATGTAGGAAGCACCCACGTTTCTACGTATACGACAGGTGTCGGAACAACAACACGTACAGTTAAATGCGATGGCACAGGCACATTAACAACTCCTTATGGCACTTTTAATAATGCAATTCGACTTAAAACTTACAACATTGGTGACGCTGATACGCTTTTCTCTTATTACGATTCGCAACCCGAAATGCGTTTGCATCTGCATTATGTTAGAAAGGGCGACAATTCAATAGCAAATAAATTTGTGTACAATTACAACTATGCACCAAGTGGAATAAATGAAACAATCAATAAAGAATTGTTGTTCAATGTTTACCCGAATCCAACTAATGGCATTATCAAATTTAAGGGGCAAGATCTAAATACGATTAAGAATATAACTATTTATAATTCTACTTTACAGAAATGCATGGAAATAGAAATGCAAGGCGAAAATCTTTCATTGGAATCATTACAAAATGGTTTGTACTTCATAGAAGTGAAATCTAGTGCATCATCAAGTTTGATGAAGGTGATTAAAAATTAA
- the hemH gene encoding ferrochelatase: MIKEAVLLINLGTPDDPTPGKVGQYLTQFLNDKRVIDINPIGRFILVNGIIVPFRRFASSKLYQKIWTEKGSPLLLNSIELKNKVQQTLGEQFIVELAMRYRNPSIKSVLHKLRKEQPSRIHIIPLYPQYASSSTGSTMEEVMDELKNWEVIPSFNFISKFYDRPEFIEAFVKVADKYNHSDYDHVLFSYHGLPERQIKKASAHYGNGICNFGTCCDVITKENQYCYRANCMETTRQLVKKLNIPQGKYSSAFQSRLDDKWLKPYSDKVVAELAKKGAKKVLVFSPAFVADCLETIHEIGTEYDEIFKEHGGEKITLVPSLNASDDWAKALVKMISL; the protein is encoded by the coding sequence GTGATTAAAGAAGCCGTATTATTAATTAACCTGGGCACGCCTGATGATCCTACACCGGGAAAAGTTGGGCAGTATTTAACGCAGTTTTTAAATGACAAAAGAGTGATTGATATCAACCCTATTGGTCGTTTTATTTTAGTGAATGGCATCATTGTTCCTTTCCGGAGATTTGCTTCCTCAAAACTGTATCAAAAAATATGGACCGAAAAAGGTTCGCCTTTATTACTGAACAGTATTGAATTAAAAAACAAAGTACAACAAACTTTAGGTGAGCAGTTTATTGTTGAGCTGGCTATGCGTTACCGTAATCCTTCTATCAAAAGCGTATTGCATAAATTAAGAAAAGAGCAACCCTCGCGCATTCATATTATTCCCTTATATCCTCAATACGCCAGTTCAAGTACAGGAAGTACCATGGAAGAAGTAATGGATGAATTAAAAAATTGGGAAGTTATTCCTTCTTTTAATTTCATTAGTAAATTTTACGACAGGCCCGAGTTTATTGAGGCTTTTGTAAAGGTGGCCGATAAATACAATCATTCAGATTACGATCATGTTTTATTTTCTTATCACGGTTTACCGGAAAGGCAAATTAAAAAAGCATCGGCTCATTACGGTAATGGGATTTGTAATTTTGGAACGTGCTGTGATGTGATAACAAAGGAAAATCAATATTGTTATCGGGCCAACTGTATGGAAACAACTCGCCAACTGGTGAAAAAATTAAATATACCGCAAGGAAAATACAGTTCTGCTTTTCAAAGTCGATTAGATGATAAATGGTTAAAACCCTATAGCGATAAAGTAGTGGCTGAATTGGCTAAAAAGGGCGCTAAAAAAGTTTTGGTTTTTTCTCCGGCCTTTGTAGCGGACTGTTTGGAAACTATTCATGAAATTGGAACAGAGTATGATGAGATATTTAAAGAGCATGGGGGTGAAAAAATTACCTTGGTGCCCAGTTTAAATGCAAGTGATGATTGGGCCAAGGCCCTTGTGAAAATGATTTCCTTATAA
- a CDS encoding response regulator transcription factor: MQKYRAVIIDDEEDSRSNTKNMLQNYCPEIEVVGEAASGPEGKIKIQELKPHVVFLDINMPGMNGFQMLEGIYDRDFCVIFLTAYSEHGITAVKAGATDYLLKPLMLSELQGAIKKVIQHYDAKGTTTNAKTEPGDKNLVLINHSKGFTLVDFKDIVWLEANDNYTNLYLSGPKKIIASKTLKEFEMILPSNDFFRIHRSALINVNYVKEYSNNEGGEVILSEGTHVQVSKARIQEFGDFIRTKSVSPK, from the coding sequence ATGCAAAAATATCGCGCAGTAATCATTGATGATGAAGAAGACAGCAGAAGTAACACCAAAAATATGTTACAGAATTACTGTCCGGAAATAGAAGTAGTGGGTGAAGCAGCCAGCGGACCTGAAGGTAAAATCAAAATACAGGAATTAAAGCCCCATGTGGTTTTTTTAGATATTAATATGCCGGGCATGAATGGATTTCAAATGCTGGAAGGTATTTATGACCGTGATTTTTGCGTTATATTCTTAACGGCATATAGTGAACACGGAATTACTGCGGTAAAAGCTGGAGCTACTGATTATTTATTAAAACCATTAATGTTGAGTGAACTGCAAGGAGCCATTAAAAAGGTGATTCAGCACTATGATGCAAAAGGGACCACAACAAATGCAAAAACTGAACCCGGAGATAAAAATTTGGTATTAATAAATCACAGTAAAGGATTTACCTTGGTTGACTTTAAAGACATAGTTTGGTTAGAAGCCAACGATAATTACACCAATTTATACTTAAGCGGGCCTAAAAAAATTATTGCCAGTAAAACATTAAAAGAATTTGAAATGATTTTACCATCAAATGACTTTTTCAGAATTCACCGTTCAGCACTTATTAATGTAAATTATGTGAAAGAGTACAGCAATAACGAAGGAGGAGAAGTAATTTTAAGTGAAGGAACTCACGTACAGGTAAGTAAAGCGCGTATTCAAGAGTTTGGGGATTTTATCAGAACTAAATCTGTTTCGCCTAAATAA
- a CDS encoding 2-phosphosulfolactate phosphatase: MKTKPKIEVCFTPQAYPLFHNPNAIVVVIDVLRATSAITTAFYHGVSKMIPVASIEEAKKYKEEGMLVAAERNGEMVEGYDLGNSPFGYMNTKIKGKTVAITTTNGTQAIEAAKNAKKIIVGSFLNLDAIAAFLLKEKQDVLFVCAGWKNKFNLEDTLLAGAVSHQLTYKNQFTTTCDSTLAAMHLYNGAKHDLYEFLSHSSHRNRLSKLNLERDIKYCLTPNQCPVIPIMEGKFLVKL; this comes from the coding sequence ATGAAGACGAAACCGAAAATTGAAGTTTGTTTTACCCCTCAGGCTTATCCCCTTTTTCACAATCCCAATGCCATTGTTGTTGTTATAGATGTTTTAAGAGCCACTTCAGCAATAACTACAGCCTTTTATCACGGCGTAAGTAAAATGATTCCGGTAGCAAGCATTGAGGAAGCAAAAAAATATAAGGAAGAAGGCATGCTGGTTGCCGCAGAACGCAATGGCGAAATGGTTGAAGGATACGATTTAGGCAACAGTCCTTTTGGATACATGAATACCAAAATAAAAGGAAAAACGGTGGCAATTACAACTACTAACGGAACGCAGGCTATAGAAGCAGCTAAAAATGCAAAAAAAATTATTGTTGGGAGTTTTTTAAATTTAGATGCTATTGCTGCCTTTTTATTGAAAGAAAAACAAGATGTTTTATTTGTTTGTGCGGGTTGGAAAAATAAATTTAATTTAGAAGATACTTTATTAGCCGGAGCTGTTAGTCACCAGCTTACTTATAAAAATCAATTTACAACTACTTGTGATTCTACTTTAGCAGCCATGCATTTATACAATGGCGCGAAACACGATTTGTATGAATTTTTATCACACTCCTCACATAGAAACAGATTGTCTAAATTAAATCTGGAGCGAGATATTAAATATTGTCTTACACCCAATCAATGTCCGGTGATTCCAATTATGGAAGGCAAATTTTTAGTTAAGCTTTAA